In one window of Gloeocapsopsis sp. IPPAS B-1203 DNA:
- a CDS encoding NAD(P)H-quinone oxidoreductase subunit 5 yields MEAIYQYAWLVPVLPLVGAMLVGLGLISFNQVTNRARQLNAVFVVSLLGAAMFLSVALLVSQFQGHAPYIRTLEWAAAGNFHLTMGYTIDHLTALMLVIVTTVAFLVMVYTDGYMAHDPGYVRFYAYLSLFSSSMLGLVVSPNIVQIYIFWELVGMCSYLLVGFWYDRQAAADACQKAFVTNRVGDFGLLLGILGLYWATGSFEFEAIGDRLQILVETGSLSSLLAGLFAILVFLGPVAKSAQFPLHVWLPDAMEGPTPISALIHAATMVAAGVFLIARMYPVFEGIPAAMNVIAFTGAFTAFLGATIAITQNDIKKGLAYSTISQLGYMVMAMGVGAYSAGLFHLMTHAYFKAMLFLGSGSVIHGMEGVVGHDPALAQDMRMMGGLRKFMPITAITFLIGTLAISGIPPFAGFWSKDEILGSAFAANPLLWFVGWATAGITAFYMFRMYFSTFEGKFRGHQAEIRQKLKSAAANTLMSPSPLAPNFGPGAMDTRELAALSDDSHGHGHNEHPHESPWTMTLPLIALAIPSILIGLVGTPYANYFEEFIYPPSETLAEVMEKVAEFDQTEFFIMAGSSVGISLIGITLASLMYLFGRIDPAAIASSIKPLYELSLNKWYFDDIYHRFFVLGSRRLARQVMEVDYRVVDGAVNLTGFFTLISGEGLKYLENGRAQFYALIVFGAVLGLVIVFGVT; encoded by the coding sequence ATGGAAGCAATCTATCAGTATGCCTGGCTCGTTCCGGTGTTACCTTTGGTCGGGGCAATGCTGGTCGGTCTTGGGTTAATCTCGTTCAATCAGGTGACGAACCGCGCGCGGCAATTAAATGCGGTGTTTGTCGTCTCCTTGCTAGGTGCCGCAATGTTTCTATCAGTGGCATTGCTTGTCAGTCAATTTCAAGGACACGCGCCTTATATCCGCACGCTAGAGTGGGCAGCCGCAGGAAACTTTCACCTGACAATGGGCTATACCATTGACCACCTCACAGCCCTGATGTTGGTGATTGTCACCACAGTGGCTTTTTTGGTGATGGTATACACCGACGGCTACATGGCTCACGATCCAGGATATGTACGCTTTTACGCATATCTGAGTCTATTTAGCTCATCGATGTTGGGCTTGGTTGTTAGCCCAAACATTGTGCAGATTTACATTTTTTGGGAACTGGTAGGTATGTGTTCGTACCTACTTGTAGGCTTTTGGTACGATCGCCAAGCAGCAGCAGATGCGTGTCAGAAAGCCTTTGTCACTAACCGCGTCGGTGACTTTGGTTTATTACTGGGCATTTTAGGGCTGTACTGGGCAACTGGTAGCTTTGAATTTGAGGCAATCGGCGATCGCCTGCAAATACTAGTAGAAACAGGTTCACTGAGTAGTCTGCTTGCCGGATTATTCGCAATTTTGGTTTTCTTAGGTCCTGTTGCTAAATCGGCTCAATTTCCACTGCACGTTTGGCTGCCGGATGCAATGGAAGGTCCAACTCCAATCTCGGCACTAATCCACGCCGCCACAATGGTTGCAGCTGGAGTCTTTTTAATTGCGCGGATGTACCCAGTTTTTGAAGGTATACCCGCAGCGATGAATGTCATTGCTTTCACAGGCGCTTTTACAGCGTTTTTAGGGGCAACGATCGCTATTACACAAAACGACATTAAAAAAGGCTTAGCCTACTCCACGATTTCCCAATTGGGATATATGGTGATGGCAATGGGTGTTGGTGCATACAGCGCAGGGTTATTCCACCTCATGACTCACGCCTATTTCAAAGCAATGCTGTTTCTTGGTTCAGGTTCTGTCATTCACGGCATGGAAGGAGTCGTAGGACACGATCCAGCCTTGGCACAAGATATGCGGATGATGGGAGGACTGCGGAAATTTATGCCAATTACCGCAATTACCTTCTTGATTGGTACGTTAGCCATCAGTGGTATTCCACCATTTGCCGGTTTTTGGTCTAAAGATGAAATCCTAGGTTCTGCCTTTGCAGCAAATCCCTTGCTATGGTTTGTTGGTTGGGCAACTGCTGGAATCACAGCTTTCTATATGTTTCGGATGTATTTTTCCACGTTTGAAGGCAAATTCCGTGGTCATCAAGCTGAAATTCGCCAGAAATTGAAATCTGCCGCAGCTAATACATTAATGAGTCCTTCTCCCCTTGCGCCTAACTTTGGTCCTGGGGCTATGGATACAAGAGAACTAGCAGCTTTATCTGACGATTCTCACGGTCATGGACATAACGAACATCCCCACGAATCACCGTGGACGATGACGCTACCACTGATTGCTCTAGCAATTCCTTCTATCCTGATTGGTTTAGTGGGAACGCCTTATGCTAACTACTTTGAGGAGTTTATCTATCCTCCGAGTGAAACCCTAGCAGAAGTGATGGAAAAAGTTGCCGAGTTCGATCAAACAGAGTTTTTCATCATGGCAGGCAGTTCGGTAGGCATTTCCTTGATTGGAATTACCCTAGCGTCCCTAATGTATTTGTTCGGTAGGATTGATCCAGCTGCGATCGCTTCTTCAATCAAGCCACTTTATGAACTTTCCCTCAACAAGTGGTACTTTGATGACATTTACCACCGCTTCTTTGTTTTAGGTAGTCGCCGCTTAGCGCGACAAGTCATGGAAGTTGACTACCGTGTTGTAGATGGTGCAGTTAACTTAACAGGCTTCTTCACACTCATTAGCGGTGAAGGATTGAAATACCTAGAAAATGGTCGCGCTCAATTCTATGCCCTGATTGTATTTGGGGCTGTGTTAGGCTTGGTGATTGTTTTTGGTGTGACGTAA
- a CDS encoding thioredoxin domain-containing protein: MVLSVNEQTFTQEVLASPIPVLVHFWAPWCGLCRNIEPLLSQFQSQCGHRIKVVGINADENFKLANSFRLTTLPTLILLEDGHPQRRWDTLRGREELRAELEKIQLLYENKLCSLAGASSSFTSEWECRLA; this comes from the coding sequence ATGGTGTTGTCGGTTAATGAGCAGACATTTACTCAAGAAGTTTTAGCATCTCCTATTCCTGTTCTTGTGCATTTTTGGGCACCTTGGTGTGGTCTGTGCCGCAACATCGAACCTTTACTATCACAGTTTCAATCTCAGTGTGGTCATCGAATCAAAGTTGTTGGCATCAACGCTGACGAAAACTTCAAACTTGCTAACTCCTTTCGTCTCACCACACTACCAACCTTAATCCTGCTCGAAGATGGTCATCCTCAGCGACGATGGGACACTTTACGCGGGCGGGAAGAACTGCGTGCAGAACTAGAGAAAATTCAACTTCTCTACGAAAATAAACTTTGTTCTCTTGCAGGCGCAAGCTCATCTTTTACTTCTGAGTGGGAGTGTCGTTTAGCTTAA